Part of the Vicia villosa cultivar HV-30 ecotype Madison, WI unplaced genomic scaffold, Vvil1.0 ctg.000567F_1_1, whole genome shotgun sequence genome is shown below.
AAGAAGGAATAAACATATCCGAAAGGAGGAAGAACGGAAATGAAAATTTTagtcaaaaaaacaaataaataaaataacgaGTTCTTAGAGCCATAAAGCCCCAGCTTGTTTGAGAATAGGGACCAATTCACCAGAAATATGAGTAGCCATGATTCGATCCAATCCTCCAAACAATTTTCCACCTATAAACACTGCCGGAAATTGAACCTTCACATCATCATTTGCAATTGATTCCAATTCTTTAACGACATCAGCTTCATCTTTCTCTTCAACCTCATGTACAGCCGGATTAACACCGAGACCGAGGAGCAATCGCTTCACGACATGGCTCATACAACATCCGTGCCTAGCGAAGACTATAACCGCGTTCTCTGATACCATGTTACGAATTATTGTTTTCTGGTTTTCCTTAATATCAAAGAAGAAGACATGAGATGAATCATTGATagaattttggattttatttgttGTTAATGTGTTTGGTTTGATAACATTATTGAAGTGAGTGGTGGAAGTGGTGTGCGTATATGACCTATAAGGAATTGCTTGTTGCATGATGTTTTGTTTTGAGGGaatttgagagaagaagaaatgtGTAGGTTTTTTCTTTGTGATGGTTGGGTTTGCGGTAATGGTTTATGAAAAGGGGGTGAGTATAAATATAAATGGGGAATGGAAAATGTGCGAAGATATTATAGTAGTAACAAACGTATAACGTCATAGCTTGTAAGATTACGCGGTATGGTTTGGTCATGTTACGCTATTGGACGGCCATTTTCCACTTGCTACGTAATACATCCCATCCCCACTTGTACATATCACTACTAACAAAACTTAGTTTCTTCCTTTTTATGAAACAGAACATAAATTCCATTTTAAACTCTTTCTCtatttatatatctttttttattcacggatatttatattttaaatattttaaaaattttaaacaaaataaaaaacaacttttaaatatatttaaaaaatacttagataaattataaaaaaaaaattatttttaagttcaaattcaattctatacACATAATAATATTAAACTCTCTTCACGAAAAGTCTACTAGAATATtcaacttttattaaaaaaacatttttcgtTAAGAGTCCTATATCAGATATTATATGACCTaaatatatgtttataagtgGCGCAATCTTCACCCTACTAGTCAGTTTTGTAGAGTGAGTTAGGTCCAATCACATTTCTTAAAGTGATACATGTTAGAAATATGTGTTTCAATCGAGAGGACCGAGGCTGGAAtcgtgaacggaatcactttccttaaagtatttcaagcactcccgaaatgtcttagagttttgatgcaggaatacccaggataattcagccttatcgagtttgcgcaagaccggcgaaaactcgaatgcagcGAAGAACGATCTGGAATTATTCAGAGGATTTTCGGAATTTTGTGATGTGATTGGGACAAGTGGCATAATGCCtgggaccaccacatttgtcaatgtggcactttatcctcttttgtccttttgttgagttaatgttattaactctttataaagactttgaaaatgaatgaatcttccaatgtgggactttattacatgcatttattagcatttactcattttcaccattttgtcattttagaacacattTGTAATaaattacaacaatcccccacttgttctaataatgaaaaatccaattccagaatatagaagataaaagtgttaatacagttaggtatctttcgatttgaacttaaccttagtaaagacaacgcaaagtctaatcggaacgttaggtagctatgctttgaaccattatccc
Proteins encoded:
- the LOC131629434 gene encoding glutaredoxin-C9-like, which gives rise to MQQAIPYRSYTHTTSTTHFNNVIKPNTLTTNKIQNSINDSSHVFFFDIKENQKTIIRNMVSENAVIVFARHGCCMSHVVKRLLLGLGVNPAVHEVEEKDEADVVKELESIANDDVKVQFPAVFIGGKLFGGLDRIMATHISGELVPILKQAGALWL